A section of the Citrus sinensis cultivar Valencia sweet orange chromosome 8, DVS_A1.0, whole genome shotgun sequence genome encodes:
- the LOC102627589 gene encoding uncharacterized protein LOC102627589 codes for MADHSAFFLISLLTLTAMHGIHAVDYTVSNRAATTPGGMRFDKEIGAEYAKQTMTAATDFIWRLFQQNTEADRKNIPQVDLFIDDMKPGEIAFTSNNGIHYGDDFIQNIPVDLIKQEFSGVMYHEMTHVWQWNGNNAPNIGWLIEGIADFVRLKANYVPEGWAKPGEGTMWNQGHSSVAARFLDYCNDLRNGFVAELNKKMRDGYNDNFFMELLGKSIDQLWNDYKAKYGN; via the coding sequence ATGGCTGATCACTCAGCTTTCTTCCTCATTTCTCTACTAACCCTGACAGCCATGCATGGGATCCATGCAGTGGACTACACAGTCAGCAACCGGGCTGCCACAACTCCCGGCGGCATGCGCTTCGACAAAGAGATCGGAGCTGAATACGCCAAGCAAACAATGACAGCCGCCACAGACTTTATCTGGAGGCTATTCCAGCAGAACACCGAAGCCGATCGCAAAAATATCCCTCAAGTTGACTTATTCATTGACGACATGAAACCTGGGGAAATTGCTTTCACATCCAACAATGGAATCCATTACGGTGAcgattttattcaaaacattCCCGTTGATTTGATCAAGCAAGAGTTTAGTGGAGTTATGTATCATGAGATGACGCACGTGTGGCAGTGGAATGGCAACAATGCTCCCAATATTGGATGGCTTATCGAAGGGATTGCTGATTTTGTGAGACTAAAGGCTAATTATGTCCCCGAAGGTTGGGCGAAACCAGGGGAGGGGACCATGTGGAATCAAGGTCACAGTAGTGTTGCTGCTAGGTTTTTGGATTATTGCAATGATCTTAGAAATGGGTTTGTGGCTGAGCTCAACAAGAAGATGAGAGATGGCTACAACGACAATTTCTTTATGGAGTTGCTGGGGAAGAGTATTGATCAGTTGTGGAATGACTACAAGGCAAAGTACGGGAATTAA